Proteins encoded together in one Candidatus Binatia bacterium window:
- a CDS encoding AsnC family transcriptional regulator, with amino-acid sequence MKLGELDSIDGKILGMLQANCKMPWGKIAEQVGLSAPSVIERVRKMEERGIIRGYHALLDGRSLGLDVTAFIGVIVERHESLERLEKQIEALANVLECHHVTGEYTLLLKVKTRDTASLETLIQRIRKVPGVSRTETMVVLSTHTERVQLHLEESPFLDPKRSRRTERNFAEAREAR; translated from the coding sequence ATGAAATTAGGAGAGCTCGACAGCATCGACGGCAAGATCCTCGGCATGTTGCAAGCGAACTGCAAAATGCCTTGGGGCAAGATCGCGGAACAGGTGGGGCTTTCCGCCCCTTCCGTGATCGAGCGTGTACGAAAGATGGAGGAGCGGGGGATCATCCGGGGCTACCATGCGCTCCTCGACGGGCGGTCGCTCGGACTCGACGTGACCGCCTTTATCGGCGTGATCGTGGAGCGCCACGAGTCGCTCGAGAGACTCGAGAAGCAGATCGAAGCACTCGCGAACGTGCTCGAATGCCACCACGTGACGGGCGAATACACGCTCCTCCTCAAGGTGAAAACTCGCGATACCGCCAGCCTCGAGACTTTGATCCAGCGGATTCGAAAAGTGCCGGGCGTTTCGCGGACGGAAACGATGGTCGTCCTCTCCACGCACACCGAGCGCGTGCAGCTCCATCTCGAGGAGTCGCCGTTCCTCGACCCGAAACGAAGCCGGCGAACCGAACGCAACTTCGCGGAGGCGAGGGAAGCCAGATGA